Part of the Alteracholeplasma palmae J233 genome, GATCCAAAATATTAACTAACTTACCATACTTGGATTTCTCAAGTGCAACTATAAGATATGATATGGCACAATTAGAAGATCTAGGTTTCCTAGAAAAAACACACACTTCTAGTGGACGAATACCTTCACAAAAAGGCTATAAATACTATGTGAATCATTTAGTAACCAGAGACCAGGAAATATCTCAAATGTATCCTTTAATAGATGAAATATTTGCTAAATACAGTCTAGCGAAAGAACAAGCTATTAAAGAAGCCTTAGAACTCTTAAGTAATTTGACAAATTATACAGCAATGGCAGTAGGTCCTGATGTAGTTAAAACAAGTAAGATACAAAAAATTGATTTTATCCCATTAGATGAAATGAATGCTGTCATGTTGATTGTTACAAATCATGGACATGTTCAACATCAAAATATTAGTCTTTCTGAAAAAGATGAAGTGAATATGAATGATCTAAAAGAAGTTATCAAAACATTAAATGACTTACTTAAAGATAAATATTTATACGAAGCTTCTAATATTATCAAGGCTGAATTTGCAAAAGAAGAAATTGGAAAGTACATGAAGTATCAAAGCCAAATTGTAGAATCCTTTATTCAAGCCTTTGCGCAATTTGCATCAGATAATTTCTATTTATCAGGAGTGACAAATATATTTGAACAACCTGAATTTAACAATGTATCAACTATTAAAAGATTTGTTGATATGCTCGATAGAAGAGAATTAGTCAATTTAGTTGAATCAACTGATGGACTTACAATTAAGTTTG contains:
- the hrcA gene encoding heat-inducible transcriptional repressor HrcA, whose amino-acid sequence is MLTDRQKLILKAIVEIYAEDAQPVGSKILTNLPYLDFSSATIRYDMAQLEDLGFLEKTHTSSGRIPSQKGYKYYVNHLVTRDQEISQMYPLIDEIFAKYSLAKEQAIKEALELLSNLTNYTAMAVGPDVVKTSKIQKIDFIPLDEMNAVMLIVTNHGHVQHQNISLSEKDEVNMNDLKEVIKTLNDLLKDKYLYEASNIIKAEFAKEEIGKYMKYQSQIVESFIQAFAQFASDNFYLSGVTNIFEQPEFNNVSTIKRFVDMLDRRELVNLVESTDGLTIKFADDMKLLPLENYSVVSIPYKINEEDNGTIAIFGPARMEYKKVIPLLEYIAVNLAKLYKK